AGCAGTAGCCAGTGCAGGAGCATCATTGATCCCATCGCCAACCATGGCTACCTTTGTCCCATTCCGCTGCAGCTTACGAACTTCCTCGGCTTTGCCTTCCGGTAGAACCTCTGCTAACACTTTTCGAATACCTGCTTGCTTCGCAATAGCTTCAGCAGTAATTTTATTGTCACCTGTGATCATAACGACCTCTATGCCCATATCATGAAGCGCTGCTACTGCTGCTTTTGAGGTCGGTTTAATCGTATCCGCCACAGCCACAATCCCAGCAATTTCATCGTCCACCGCTACAAGCATTGCTGTCTTACCCGCTTCTTCCAGCCTCTTCATGATTGGAGACCACTCTGTGATATCCAAATGATTATCTTCCATCATTCGCCGCGTACCAACCCTAACTTGTTGGTCTGAGACTACAGCCATAATCCCCCGTCCAGGCACATTATCAAACTGCTCAGCGGCTGGCAAGGTCAATCCTTTTTCAGCAGCTCCTGCAACAATGGCTTCCGCAAGCGGATGCTCTGATAATTTCTCGGCTGCCGCAGTTAAAGCTAATAGTCGATTCTCAGCATTTTCTTTACCATAAGCGGCAATTCCAGTTGTAGTCACGATATCAGTCAGCACAGGTTTACCGTTTGTAACGGTACCCGTTTTATCCAAAACAACGACCTTAATCCCTTGCGCCCCTTCTAAATGCTCCCCACCCTTGAACAGGATGCCAAGCTCCGCAGCGCGGCCCGATCCCGCCATAATGGAGGTCGGTGTAGCTAGACCTAATGCACATGGACAAGCGATTACGAGCACCGCAATAGCTTTTTCGAGGGCATCGGCGAACTGGCCAGGTGCTGCCCAGAAATACCAGACTAAGAAAGTAATCACCGCAATCCCTACAACAATCGGAACGAAAATCCCTGAGATAACATCGGCGATCCGCTGAATTGGCGCTTTGGAGCCTTGAGCCTCCTCCACTACTCTGATGATTTGAGCCAGCGCAGTGTCTCGACCTACTTTATTTGCTTTTATTCTCAAGACACCATTCTTATTTAAAGTAGCACCGATAACGGTATCACCTGGTTTTTTCTCCACAGGGATACTTTCTCCGGTCAACATAGACTCGTCCACAGAAGATGAACCCTCTACTACCTCACCATCTACCGGTACCTTTGTTCCAGGCTTCACCAGTACAATATCGCCGGGAATCACTTCATCTGTCGAGATCGTCATCTCTTGGCCATCTCGAATCACAAGAGCCGTCTTTGCCTGAAGACCCATTAAGCTCTTAATGGCGTCAGAAGAACGGCCTTTCGCCAGCGCCTCGAACCATTTACCCACGAGAATGAGCGTAATGAGTACTGCGCTCGTCTCATAATACATTGGGGCGGTATGATTCATTCCCTTCATACTTAATGAATCAATCGTCAGATAAAGACTATAGAAATACGCTGCTGATGTTCCCAGTACGACTAACACATCCATATTGGCGCTCCCGTTACGAAGTGCTTTATACGCGCCAACGTAGAACTGCCAGCCGATGATAAACTGTACGGGAGTTGCCAGAACAAGCTGAAACCAAGGATTCATAAATATGTCCGGTGTTGGAATCCAGCTTGTGAACGAGAAATGCCCTGCCATCGCCCATAACAATGGGAAAGAAAGAATCGCAGAAATGATCCACTTCCACTTCTTATGCTGAATGTCCTGCGCACGATGATCCATATGATCCTTGCGGTCTTCTTTAAGGGTAGCTTTATAACCGATGTTGCTTACCTTCTCCATAATCTCTCTTGGACTAATATTACCGGGAGTATATTCTACATGTGCGGTTTCCAGCGCCAAATTCACGTTCACTGCAGCTATACCCGGCGTACGACTCAGTACTTTTTCAATCCGTGCCGAGCAAGCCGCGCAGGTCATGCCTGATATATCAAAATCCGCGGACTCCTTGACCGTATCGTAGCCAAGGGCGCGGATTTTATCTTCAATTTGTGGTAACCCTGATACTGTAGGATCAAATCCTACAGTGGCCTGTTCCAAGGCTAGATTCACGTTCGCACGCGAAACGCCGTCCATTCGGGACAACCCTTTCTCAATTCGGGCTGCACAAGCAGAACAGGTCATGCCTGTAATCTGTACGGTTGCTTGCTGTTCTTTGGGTGAAGCCGTTGATTTTGTCTTATCCATATATTCTTGATCCTCCTCATACCCCTATAGGGTATGATAATTTCTAAAAAAAGAAAAGGCATTGGAGCTTAGGAAAATTCCCCTATAAAGCTCCAAGCCTTATTACTGTGTATCAAATTAAACTACATCATACCCTTGATCTTCAATGGCTTCTTTAATTGCTCCAAGACTCACCTTGTTCTCATCATACTCAACGGAGACTTTTTTAGCAGCAAGATCAACTTTAGCACTAGCACCAAGGCCGCTTACAGCCTTCTCTACAGAGCTGACACAGTGACCACAAGACATTCCTTCAACATTAAGTGTAGCGTTCGACATTATTATTACCTCCAATAAATGTTATGAAGCCATGCTTTAGGAGCATTAGCTTATTATTTCATTAATTTGTTAACCGTAATCAGCAGCTCATCGATAACCTCATGTTCTCCAGCTTCGATTCTTTCAACTATACAACTCTTCATGTGCCCTTCCAGCAGCATCTTACCAACACCGTTTAGTGCCGCTTGAACCGCTGCGAGCTGATTGAGCACATCGTCACAATAAGTATCCCGCTCTATCATACCCTTTATCCCGCGGATCTGGCCTTCAATCCGGTTAAGGCGAGTATTCAAACCATTCTTGAAATCTGCCGAATGATGACTCATTCGTTCTCCAGATGCTGAAGAATGACAGTCAGCTTCACAGGATTTCTCAGTTTGTTCTTGCTTACTAGTAGACATAAGAATCAGCCTCCTTGCCATTAATATAATATACCCCCGTAGGGTATGTCAAGTGGCATTCTTATAAGACATAAAGTTTTGTGTGAAACTTATACTTCCTTATATTTGAAAAAAACTATTGCTACCCTATTCAAATTTGAATATAATAAATTTTGCTTCTAAACTATGAATATTTTTCGAACGGATTTATCACTATTTACAAAAAGGAGCCTGCGAAGCATGCATACTAAAGAAAGTAATCTTAAACTCGTAGTTGTCGGCCTGCTGCTTGGTATTCTTATGTCTGCTATGGACAATACCATTGTAGCTTCAGCTATGGGTACCATTGTCTCCGACCTCGGTGGTCTGGACAAAATCGTATGGGTCACCTCGGCTTATATGGTCATGGTAATGGCTGGAACCCCTATCTTCGGCAAGCTCTCGGATATGTATGGACGTAAACGTTTCTTCATGTTCGGTCTGATTGTATTCCTGATTGGCTCAGCACTGTGCGGTACTGCAACCAGTATTACACAGCTCAGTATTTACCGGGCCATACAAGGGATCGGCGGCGGCGCACTAATGCCAATCGCCTTCACCATCGTTTTCGACATTTATCCTCCTGAAAAAAGAGGCAAGCTGACCGGCCTATTCGGTGCCGTCTTCGGAATCTCCAGTGTACTCGGACCATTATTAGGCGCATATATTACCGACTATGTAGGTTGGCAGTGGGTATTCTACATAAACCTGCCACTCGGAATTATTGCACTTTTTCTGATCGCAACTTCTTATAAGGAATCGATCTCTCACGCTAAACAGCGCATCGACTGGGGTGGAGCCTTTACTCTAGTCGGCGCGATTATTTGCCTGATGTTCGCTTTAGAACTGGGTGGCAATCAATATGCTTGGGATTCCAGTGTCATCCTCGGCTTATTTGCAGGCTTCGCTGTTCTTTTACTAGCATTTATCCTCATTGAGAGAGTGGCGGCTGAACCTGTCATCTCATTCGCTATGTTCCGTAAACGGTTATTTGCAACAAGCAGCGTGACTAGCTTGTTCTATGGCTCCGCCTTTATCGTAGCTACTATTTACATTCCTATCTTTGTGCAGGGCGTATTTGGCGGCTCAGCTACGAACTCAGGATTGATCCTCATGCCGATGATGATCGGTACGGTCGTGGGCAGTCAGACCGGGGGGCTGCTCACAACCAAAACGAGCTTCCGCAACATTATGATCCTATCCGCAGTCTGCTTTGTCGCAGGTGTTTACAGTCTAAGCACTTTATCACCAGATACCTCCCGCCTTATGCTTAATGTATTCATGGCACTGACTGGGTTCGGCGTGGGCTTTTCCTTCTCCGTGCTGAGCATGGCGGCCATCCATAATTTCGACATGCGCCAACGCGGTTCGGCAACTTCAACAAGTACCTTTATGCGCTCTCTTGGGATGACGCTGGGGATTACGATCTTCGGTATTATTCAGCGTAATAGCTTTACCAACAGTATCAGCGATGCTTTTGGCGGAAGTGAGCAGTCAGCAGCCTTCGGCGATCCACGGGCAGCCTTGACACCCGAGGCAAGAGCCAAGATCCCACCTGAAATTTTAGAGAAAATATCTAGTGCACTGTCCTCTTCAATCGCACATACCTTTATGTGGGCCTTGATTCCCGCCGTCCTTGGCTTAGTCTTTGTACTGCTTATGCCAAAGGATCGCCTCACCATTCCGAGTAAAACTGCTCAGGCGTCCGAGGGCAAAAGGTAACCATTATGTCGATGAAATTGGCCATTCTCGGTCTACTGCTGGAACGGAATATGCATCCCTATGAAATTACAATAGTCATGAAAGAACGCTCCATGGACCGGATTACAAAGCTGCAGCTCGGGTCTCTCTACTACGCTGTCGATAAACTTGCACAAGATGGCTATATTGAGGCTTTAGAGGTGATTAGCAGCAGTGATCGCCCAGACAAAACTATTTATGGTATTACTGAGCAAGGCAAAAATTTATTCGAGCAGTTAATTCTACAGCAAATTAAGAAGAACGAGCCCTTCTATCATCCGATGTATATGGCACTAGCCATGTCGCGTCATGTTGATCAAAGCAAAGTGGAGAAGCTGCTTGAAGAACGTATTCGGGAGACCGAACATCAGGTGAATCTGGCTTATCAGGTATATGAAGAGCATATTCCCATTGTTCCTCGTTCCGCCCTTCATCTCATGTACGGCACCTATGAACACACCCTGACTGAACTAAAATGGCTGCAACGTCTCTATGATGACGTTGTAGCTCGCAAGCTGAATGACATTGGAACACCACTCCATACAGAGTAGAGGCCTTAGGGCCTCTTTTTTCTGCTCCTCCATCGGTAATAAATACCATATAGGATTATAAGCGTGTACAATATGTACGTGTACGCAATCATATTTTCCTAGGAGGAATCCCATTGTTGAGAACGCTGCCTTTAAACAAGCGCGGTATACAAGCCAGCCGTATTGCTCTAGGTTGTATGGGACTTGGCGGGGGCTGGGATCATGAACCGATTACCGCCGAGAATGTTAAGCAAGGACATGCAGCCGTCGACGCCGCTCTATCTATTGGCATCAATATGTTTGATCATGCAGATATTTATACCCGTGGTAAAGCTGAGAAAGTGTTCGGTCAAATCTTTAAAGAACGCCCAGAACTCCGTGAAGAAATCATTATTCAATCGAAGTGCGGTATTAAGCTGATGGAGCCTGGAGACAGCTCTAATGTTTTTGATTTCTCAAGCCAGCATATTCTAAGCAGTGTAGATGGAATCTTGTCGCGACTAGGAACTGAATATATTGATATTCTGCTGCTCCATCGGCCTGATCCTCTAATGGATCCGGAGGAAGTAGCCTCCGCATTGCATCAATTAAAAGCAGCAGGTAAAGTTCGTCATTTCGGCGTCTCCAATATGAGCGCAGCACAAATCAAAATGCTGC
This window of the Paenibacillus sp. FSL R10-2734 genome carries:
- a CDS encoding MDR family MFS transporter — its product is MHTKESNLKLVVVGLLLGILMSAMDNTIVASAMGTIVSDLGGLDKIVWVTSAYMVMVMAGTPIFGKLSDMYGRKRFFMFGLIVFLIGSALCGTATSITQLSIYRAIQGIGGGALMPIAFTIVFDIYPPEKRGKLTGLFGAVFGISSVLGPLLGAYITDYVGWQWVFYINLPLGIIALFLIATSYKESISHAKQRIDWGGAFTLVGAIICLMFALELGGNQYAWDSSVILGLFAGFAVLLLAFILIERVAAEPVISFAMFRKRLFATSSVTSLFYGSAFIVATIYIPIFVQGVFGGSATNSGLILMPMMIGTVVGSQTGGLLTTKTSFRNIMILSAVCFVAGVYSLSTLSPDTSRLMLNVFMALTGFGVGFSFSVLSMAAIHNFDMRQRGSATSTSTFMRSLGMTLGITIFGIIQRNSFTNSISDAFGGSEQSAAFGDPRAALTPEARAKIPPEILEKISSALSSSIAHTFMWALIPAVLGLVFVLLMPKDRLTIPSKTAQASEGKR
- the copZ gene encoding copper chaperone CopZ; amino-acid sequence: MSNATLNVEGMSCGHCVSSVEKAVSGLGASAKVDLAAKKVSVEYDENKVSLGAIKEAIEDQGYDVV
- a CDS encoding heavy metal translocating P-type ATPase; its protein translation is MDKTKSTASPKEQQATVQITGMTCSACAARIEKGLSRMDGVSRANVNLALEQATVGFDPTVSGLPQIEDKIRALGYDTVKESADFDISGMTCAACSARIEKVLSRTPGIAAVNVNLALETAHVEYTPGNISPREIMEKVSNIGYKATLKEDRKDHMDHRAQDIQHKKWKWIISAILSFPLLWAMAGHFSFTSWIPTPDIFMNPWFQLVLATPVQFIIGWQFYVGAYKALRNGSANMDVLVVLGTSAAYFYSLYLTIDSLSMKGMNHTAPMYYETSAVLITLILVGKWFEALAKGRSSDAIKSLMGLQAKTALVIRDGQEMTISTDEVIPGDIVLVKPGTKVPVDGEVVEGSSSVDESMLTGESIPVEKKPGDTVIGATLNKNGVLRIKANKVGRDTALAQIIRVVEEAQGSKAPIQRIADVISGIFVPIVVGIAVITFLVWYFWAAPGQFADALEKAIAVLVIACPCALGLATPTSIMAGSGRAAELGILFKGGEHLEGAQGIKVVVLDKTGTVTNGKPVLTDIVTTTGIAAYGKENAENRLLALTAAAEKLSEHPLAEAIVAGAAEKGLTLPAAEQFDNVPGRGIMAVVSDQQVRVGTRRMMEDNHLDITEWSPIMKRLEEAGKTAMLVAVDDEIAGIVAVADTIKPTSKAAVAALHDMGIEVVMITGDNKITAEAIAKQAGIRKVLAEVLPEGKAEEVRKLQRNGTKVAMVGDGINDAPALATADTGMAIGTGTDVAMEAADITLMRGDLKSIPDAIMMSRKTMSNIKQNLFWALAYNTIGIPIAALGFLAPWLAGAAMAFSSVSVVLNALRLQRVKL
- a CDS encoding PadR family transcriptional regulator, which codes for MSMKLAILGLLLERNMHPYEITIVMKERSMDRITKLQLGSLYYAVDKLAQDGYIEALEVISSSDRPDKTIYGITEQGKNLFEQLILQQIKKNEPFYHPMYMALAMSRHVDQSKVEKLLEERIRETEHQVNLAYQVYEEHIPIVPRSALHLMYGTYEHTLTELKWLQRLYDDVVARKLNDIGTPLHTE
- a CDS encoding aldo/keto reductase, whose protein sequence is MLRTLPLNKRGIQASRIALGCMGLGGGWDHEPITAENVKQGHAAVDAALSIGINMFDHADIYTRGKAEKVFGQIFKERPELREEIIIQSKCGIKLMEPGDSSNVFDFSSQHILSSVDGILSRLGTEYIDILLLHRPDPLMDPEEVASALHQLKAAGKVRHFGVSNMSAAQIKMLQAYCDEPFIVNQLHMSLAKLSWVDAGISVNREPWKDITFPEGTLEHCRMENIQLQAWGPLAQGLFSGRSLTDQPENIVQTAAMVQDLADEKGTTPEAIVLSWLMTHPAAIQPVIGTVNPQRIAACADADKLELTRKEWYDLYVSSRGTRLP
- a CDS encoding metal-sensitive transcriptional regulator, giving the protein MSHHSADFKNGLNTRLNRIEGQIRGIKGMIERDTYCDDVLNQLAAVQAALNGVGKMLLEGHMKSCIVERIEAGEHEVIDELLITVNKLMK